A stretch of the Fusobacterium varium genome encodes the following:
- a CDS encoding rod shape-determining protein MreB, whose amino-acid sequence MRLFPNFRLNRSIGIDLGTANTLVYSKKHKKIVLNEPSVVAVERESRKVLAVGNEAKEMLGKTPDTIVAVKPLSEGVIADYDITEAMIKYFIKKVFGSYSFIMPEIMICVPIDVTGVEKRAVLEAAISAGAKRAYLIEEARAAALGSGLDISVPEGNMIIDIGGGSTDVAVISLGGTVVSKTIRTAGNNFDNDIIKYVKKTHNLLIGDKTAEEIKIRIGTALPLEEEEKMTIKGRDLIIGLPKTVEITSEEVREAINDSLMEVVDCVKYVLERTPPELAADIVDKGIVMAGGGSLIRNFPEMIAKFTNLNVRLADNPLESVVKGAGLALDQLNILRKIEKAER is encoded by the coding sequence ATGAGATTATTCCCAAATTTTAGATTGAACAGAAGTATAGGAATAGATTTAGGAACGGCAAATACACTGGTTTACAGTAAAAAACATAAAAAAATAGTTTTAAATGAGCCATCAGTAGTGGCAGTAGAAAGAGAAAGCAGAAAAGTACTGGCAGTAGGAAACGAAGCTAAAGAAATGCTTGGAAAAACTCCAGATACTATTGTAGCTGTAAAGCCTCTTAGTGAAGGAGTTATAGCTGACTATGACATTACTGAAGCTATGATAAAATACTTTATTAAAAAGGTTTTTGGTTCATATAGTTTTATTATGCCTGAAATTATGATATGTGTTCCTATTGATGTAACAGGAGTAGAGAAAAGAGCTGTACTTGAAGCTGCAATATCTGCTGGAGCAAAGAGAGCATATCTGATAGAAGAGGCAAGAGCAGCAGCTCTTGGATCGGGACTTGATATATCCGTGCCTGAAGGAAATATGATAATAGATATTGGCGGAGGATCTACTGATGTGGCTGTTATTTCCTTAGGAGGAACAGTAGTAAGCAAAACTATAAGAACAGCTGGAAACAACTTTGATAATGATATCATCAAATATGTAAAGAAAACTCATAATCTTCTTATAGGAGATAAGACAGCTGAAGAGATAAAAATAAGAATAGGAACAGCTTTGCCTTTGGAAGAAGAAGAAAAAATGACTATTAAAGGTAGAGATCTGATTATAGGACTTCCTAAAACAGTTGAAATAACTTCAGAAGAAGTAAGAGAGGCTATAAATGATTCTCTTATGGAAGTTGTAGACTGTGTAAAATACGTTCTTGAAAGAACTCCGCCTGAACTTGCAGCTGACATAGTTGATAAAGGAATAGTTATGGCTGGAGGAGGTTCTCTTATCAGAAACTTTCCAGAAATGATAGCTAAATTTACTAACCTTAATGTGAGACTTGCTGATAATCCGCTTGAAAGTGTAGTAAAAGGTGCTGGACTGGCTCTTGATCAGTTGAATATTCTTAGAAAAATAGAGAAGGCTGAAAGATAA
- a CDS encoding putative transcriptional regulator, which translates to MDWIFYLQNAIDYIEDNILETIDYNDVAEHIGFSNFHFHRTFALLTGITANEYIKRRRLSMAGEELSMSNAKIIDIAFKYGYETPESFSKAFSRFHGFNPSEAKKSGTSLKKFSRFSIKVKIEGGKIMDYKIEEKGIMRFLTASKSFLNEIINEKENRDISNFWTECFDNGTINTLKKNSIDKGIYGVCLPMSKECDSFKYGIGVISNNINSTTEGFEIWTVNPSMWAVFKCIGNNGQCISEMWERIFSEFLPASPYKMTEQADLEYYYENDENIFCELWIPVEKK; encoded by the coding sequence ATGGATTGGATATTTTATCTGCAAAATGCTATTGATTATATAGAAGACAATATTCTTGAAACTATTGATTACAATGATGTAGCTGAACATATTGGTTTTTCTAATTTTCATTTTCACAGAACTTTTGCACTTCTTACAGGAATAACAGCAAATGAATATATCAAAAGGAGAAGATTATCTATGGCTGGAGAAGAACTTTCTATGTCTAATGCTAAAATTATTGATATCGCATTTAAATATGGGTATGAAACTCCAGAAAGTTTTTCAAAAGCATTCAGCCGTTTTCATGGTTTCAATCCAAGTGAAGCTAAAAAATCTGGAACATCTCTAAAGAAATTCTCTCGTTTTTCTATTAAAGTAAAAATTGAAGGAGGAAAAATTATGGATTATAAGATTGAAGAAAAAGGTATAATGAGATTTTTAACTGCATCTAAAAGCTTTTTAAACGAGATAATAAATGAAAAAGAAAATAGGGATATTTCTAATTTTTGGACTGAATGTTTTGACAATGGAACTATAAATACTCTTAAAAAAAATTCAATTGACAAAGGTATATATGGAGTATGCCTTCCTATGTCCAAAGAATGTGACAGCTTCAAATATGGTATTGGAGTAATCAGCAACAATATTAACAGTACCACTGAAGGATTTGAAATCTGGACAGTTAACCCTTCCATGTGGGCTGTTTTTAAGTGTATAGGCAACAATGGACAATGTATATCTGAGATGTGGGAGAGAATATTCAGTGAGTTTTTACCTGCTTCTCCTTATAAAATGACTGAACAGGCTGACTTAGAATATTATTATGAAAATGATGAAAATATATTTTGTGAACTGTGGATCCCTGTTGAGAAAAAATAA
- the rpmB gene encoding 50S ribosomal protein L28, with the protein MQRCEITGTGIISGNQISHSHRLTRRVWKPNLQVTTIVVNGSPVKVKVCSRTLKTLRGASEVEVMNILKANASTLSARLAKFLSK; encoded by the coding sequence ATGCAAAGATGTGAAATCACAGGAACTGGAATTATCAGTGGTAACCAAATTTCTCACTCTCATAGACTTACTAGAAGAGTATGGAAACCAAATTTACAAGTTACTACTATCGTTGTAAACGGATCTCCAGTTAAAGTTAAAGTTTGTTCAAGAACTTTAAAAACTTTAAGAGGTGCCAGCGAAGTTGAAGTAATGAATATTTTAAAAGCTAATGCTTCTACTTTAAGTGCTAGACTTGCTAAATTCTTAAGCAAATAG
- a CDS encoding putative branched-chain amino acid transport protein — MDSKVIKKGIVVGFALFSTFFGAGNLIFPPGIGFVSGTAWMSGSFGLFCSGILLPVIAVIAVNNSGGNVKNVLNPVAPWFYNFFYLIMVLMLAMTSTMPKLAATTHEMGIRALTDKVPMPVTIFIFFIIVFFIAKDANSVVDKIGKYLTPALLIALLIIVAAAVIKPIGTPIPTEIKKPFVDALITGYNTGDLTLGLMCAALFFNALRDGEIKKEQINMGIYITALVAIIGLTVIYIGLLYLGATGHEFVTSDMSMATMLIVLVEQLLGKAGSGVLAIIVILACLTTGIGIATIAGEFVEEFTKGKIKYSVWLIVVCIVGGALGILGVNRIVGYASFMFAVIYPICIVITFLGLIKKFLPNDGPFKGGVLMASLFSLMETLVNGGLDIPVFKIILSKMPLSEYGFAWLVPSIVGMIIGLFIVKTKVLDVEE, encoded by the coding sequence ATGGACAGTAAGGTAATTAAGAAAGGAATAGTAGTTGGGTTTGCTCTTTTTTCAACTTTTTTTGGAGCAGGAAATTTAATATTTCCACCTGGAATAGGATTTGTAAGTGGAACAGCATGGATGTCAGGTTCATTTGGATTATTCTGTTCTGGGATATTACTTCCAGTAATTGCAGTAATTGCAGTGAATAACTCTGGAGGTAATGTAAAAAATGTTTTAAATCCTGTTGCACCTTGGTTTTATAATTTTTTTTATCTGATAATGGTTTTGATGCTTGCAATGACTTCAACTATGCCAAAATTAGCAGCAACAACGCATGAAATGGGAATTAGAGCATTAACTGACAAAGTACCAATGCCAGTAACAATATTTATATTTTTTATAATTGTATTCTTTATAGCTAAAGATGCCAATTCGGTAGTAGATAAAATTGGAAAATATCTGACACCAGCACTTTTAATTGCGTTGCTGATAATAGTTGCAGCAGCAGTTATTAAACCAATAGGAACACCAATTCCAACAGAAATAAAAAAACCTTTTGTGGATGCTCTTATAACTGGGTATAACACAGGGGATTTGACTTTGGGCTTGATGTGTGCAGCTTTATTTTTTAATGCCCTAAGAGATGGGGAAATAAAAAAAGAACAAATAAATATGGGAATATATATTACAGCTTTGGTTGCTATTATAGGATTAACAGTTATCTACATAGGATTGCTATACTTAGGAGCAACGGGACATGAATTTGTAACTTCAGATATGTCCATGGCAACAATGCTGATAGTTCTTGTAGAACAGCTTCTTGGGAAGGCAGGGTCAGGAGTTCTGGCAATTATTGTCATACTCGCTTGTCTGACTACAGGAATAGGAATAGCTACTATAGCAGGAGAATTTGTTGAAGAATTTACAAAAGGGAAAATAAAATATTCAGTGTGGCTTATAGTTGTATGTATAGTTGGAGGGGCACTGGGAATTCTTGGAGTCAATAGAATTGTTGGGTATGCTTCCTTTATGTTTGCTGTAATTTATCCAATATGTATAGTAATAACTTTTTTAGGTTTGATAAAAAAATTCCTTCCAAATGATGGACCTTTTAAGGGTGGAGTTTTAATGGCATCTCTTTTTAGCCTAATGGAAACTTTAGTAAATGGTGGGTTGGATATTCCTGTATTTAAAATAATTTTAAGCAAGATGCCTTTATCTGAGTATGGATTTGCATGGCTTGTACCATCAATAGTAGGGATGATAATAGGGTTATTTATAGTAAAAACAAAGGTTTTAGATGTAGAAGAATAG
- the mutS gene encoding DNA mismatch repair protein MutS, whose protein sequence is MNRHSYTVLEFDKLREEISNYSAIEENHYKILGLEPFKDFSSLNRELDILRDFTDFLKFDGGLETAGMKDICKMTKKSQLIGTYLDVEDLWDINHNLRLFRVFKNRLDDLNKYKDLRDKFNDVPILRGVEDIINKAIDNNKEIKDDASLDLRDIRIHKKTLAMNIKRKFDELFNEPQFAKVFQEKIITERDGRSVVPVKADFKGQIKGIEHDRSSSGQTVFIEPLSIVALNNKNRELEIREKEEIRKILLRITDYIRNSKDDIDRVGEAVITLDILNARAMYGIEKKCVVPNINNREILTLVDARHPFIPVSSVVPLTFEIGKDYNTLLITGPNTGGKTVALKTAGLLTLMALSGIPIPAHEHSSIGFFTGVYADIGDEQSIEQSLSSFSAHLKNVQEILENVTKASLVLLDELGSGTDPAEGSAFAMAVIDYLKDKKCKSIITTHYSEVKAHGYNEEGIETASMEFNVETLSPTYRLLIGIPGESNALTIARRLGVSEEVINKAKSYISDDNKKIEKMISNIKDKADELDIMKKQVEFLKEAAQRDKEVFEEKLRVLEKEKNDILREAYEKADKMMKEMQSKAAALVEKIQKEDNKKEDIKNVQKSLNMLRSALQDDKSKTVAEKPKVARKVDFKVGERVFVNSLNQFANVLKINLSKETVQVQAGILKLEVSLDDIKVVEEKKQKVYNSFSHKKTAVRSEIDLRGKMVDEAVYELETYLDRAVMNSYNEVYVIHGKGTGALREGILNYLKNCPYVKEYRIGGHGEGGLGCTVVTLK, encoded by the coding sequence ATGAATAGACATAGTTATACAGTTTTGGAATTTGATAAACTAAGAGAAGAAATTTCAAATTATAGTGCTATAGAAGAGAACCATTATAAAATATTGGGGCTTGAACCTTTCAAAGATTTCAGCTCTTTAAATAGAGAGCTTGATATCTTAAGAGATTTCACAGATTTTTTGAAATTTGATGGCGGATTAGAAACAGCTGGAATGAAAGATATTTGTAAAATGACAAAAAAATCACAGCTGATAGGAACATATCTGGATGTAGAAGATTTATGGGATATAAATCATAATCTGAGACTTTTCAGAGTTTTTAAAAACAGACTGGATGATCTGAACAAATATAAAGATTTAAGAGATAAATTTAATGATGTACCTATTTTAAGAGGAGTAGAAGATATTATTAATAAAGCTATTGATAATAACAAAGAGATTAAAGATGATGCTTCTCTTGATTTGAGAGACATCAGAATACATAAAAAGACTCTTGCAATGAACATCAAAAGAAAATTTGATGAACTTTTTAATGAACCTCAATTTGCTAAAGTATTTCAGGAAAAAATAATTACTGAAAGAGATGGAAGAAGTGTAGTTCCTGTAAAAGCAGACTTTAAAGGGCAGATAAAAGGGATTGAACATGATAGATCATCAAGTGGACAGACAGTGTTTATTGAACCTTTGTCAATAGTAGCTCTAAATAATAAGAATAGAGAATTAGAGATAAGAGAAAAAGAAGAAATAAGAAAGATACTGCTTAGGATAACTGATTATATAAGAAACAGCAAAGATGATATAGATAGAGTAGGAGAAGCTGTTATTACTTTGGATATACTTAATGCCAGAGCTATGTATGGTATAGAAAAAAAATGTGTAGTACCTAATATAAATAACAGAGAAATTTTAACTTTAGTAGATGCAAGACATCCGTTTATCCCTGTTTCATCAGTTGTTCCTCTTACCTTTGAAATAGGAAAAGATTATAATACTCTTCTTATTACAGGACCAAATACAGGAGGAAAAACAGTTGCATTGAAAACGGCTGGACTTCTGACATTGATGGCTTTGAGTGGAATACCTATTCCAGCACATGAACATTCAAGTATTGGATTTTTTACAGGAGTCTATGCTGATATAGGTGATGAACAGAGTATAGAACAGTCACTATCTTCATTCTCTGCTCATTTAAAAAATGTTCAGGAGATACTTGAAAATGTGACAAAAGCTTCTCTTGTATTGCTGGATGAATTAGGATCAGGAACAGACCCTGCTGAAGGGTCAGCTTTTGCTATGGCTGTTATAGATTATCTGAAAGATAAAAAATGTAAATCAATAATAACTACTCATTATAGTGAAGTAAAAGCTCATGGGTACAATGAAGAGGGAATAGAAACAGCATCAATGGAATTCAATGTTGAAACTCTTTCTCCTACATACAGACTTTTAATAGGAATTCCTGGAGAAAGTAATGCACTTACTATTGCCAGAAGACTTGGAGTATCTGAAGAGGTGATTAACAAAGCAAAGAGTTATATAAGTGATGATAATAAAAAAATAGAAAAAATGATAAGCAATATTAAGGATAAGGCTGATGAGCTTGATATTATGAAAAAACAGGTAGAATTTCTGAAAGAAGCTGCCCAGAGAGATAAAGAGGTTTTTGAAGAAAAACTTAGAGTTTTGGAAAAAGAAAAAAATGACATATTGAGAGAAGCTTATGAAAAAGCAGATAAAATGATGAAAGAGATGCAGTCTAAAGCAGCAGCTCTAGTTGAAAAAATACAAAAAGAAGACAATAAAAAAGAAGATATTAAAAATGTTCAAAAAAGTTTGAATATGCTTAGATCTGCTCTTCAGGATGATAAAAGTAAAACGGTTGCAGAAAAGCCAAAAGTTGCAAGAAAAGTAGATTTTAAAGTAGGAGAAAGAGTATTTGTTAATAGTCTTAATCAATTTGCAAATGTACTTAAAATAAATCTTTCTAAAGAAACAGTACAAGTACAGGCAGGAATATTAAAACTGGAAGTATCACTTGATGATATAAAAGTAGTAGAAGAAAAAAAACAGAAAGTATATAATTCATTTTCACATAAGAAGACAGCTGTAAGAAGCGAAATTGATTTGAGAGGAAAAATGGTAGATGAAGCTGTTTATGAACTTGAAACATATCTGGATAGAGCTGTTATGAATTCATATAATGAGGTTTATGTAATACATGGAAAAGGAACTGGAGCACTTAGAGAAGGAATACTTAATTACCTGAAAAATTGTCCTTATGTAAAAGAATATAGAATAGGAGGACATGGAGAGGGAGGATTAGGATGTACAGTAGTGACTCTGAAATAG
- a CDS encoding DNA polymerase III subunit delta encodes MIKDIVSNEEVKTFFRNELKSDKKSGTYLFYGSDTEQLMEFALYFTKGLCCETLEGDFCDTCNVCRKIDKFIYSDLEILDDPSGIKVDAVRELAYKSSSSSYEGGKKIFILKDIQKMKKEAGNSLLKLIEEPNEGSFFILLSSSLNILPTIKSRSILVKIKKRNAEELDVDDFTYTFYMGNSEDIKGFKNSEINLNESEFYGNIGNFLKKYTETKELEHKTGIYKCIRDFIKGRYYISPQEKIFLVEEIMRGTSDKELYRKIIEYTIYVLGDMQGLEKRLTLKGMLRYPVNMKLVLLELFLKI; translated from the coding sequence ATGATAAAAGATATCGTTTCTAATGAAGAAGTTAAAACTTTTTTTAGAAATGAATTAAAGTCTGATAAGAAATCAGGGACTTATCTTTTCTATGGAAGTGATACTGAACAGCTTATGGAATTTGCTCTTTATTTTACTAAAGGATTGTGTTGCGAAACTCTGGAAGGAGATTTTTGTGATACCTGTAATGTATGCAGAAAGATAGATAAATTTATTTATAGTGATTTAGAAATATTAGATGATCCTAGTGGTATAAAAGTAGATGCTGTCAGAGAGCTTGCATACAAGTCTTCATCCAGTTCATATGAAGGCGGAAAAAAAATATTTATATTAAAAGATATTCAAAAGATGAAAAAAGAAGCTGGAAACTCTCTTTTGAAGCTTATAGAAGAACCTAATGAAGGCAGCTTTTTTATTCTTTTAAGCAGCAGTCTGAATATACTTCCTACAATAAAATCAAGAAGTATACTGGTGAAAATAAAAAAAAGAAATGCTGAAGAATTAGATGTAGATGATTTTACTTATACATTCTATATGGGAAATAGTGAAGATATAAAAGGGTTTAAAAATTCAGAGATTAATTTGAATGAATCTGAATTTTATGGAAATATAGGGAATTTTCTCAAGAAATACACTGAAACCAAAGAATTAGAGCATAAGACAGGAATATACAAATGTATTAGAGATTTTATTAAAGGAAGATATTACATATCTCCACAAGAAAAGATATTTTTGGTAGAAGAAATAATGAGGGGAACTTCAGATAAAGAGTTGTACAGAAAAATCATAGAGTATACAATCTATGTATTAGGAGATATGCAGGGGTTGGAAAAAAGACTTACTTTAAAGGGAATGCTGAGATATCCTG
- the ispD gene encoding 2-C-methyl-D-erythritol 4-phosphate cytidylyltransferase: MYSSDSEIEKKKITLILAAAGIGKRMGLDYPKQFFEYNGKPLFVFPLETAEKSSLIDEIIIVTNENNIDLVKKQCNKYNIKKVKKILAGGKERQNSIYNALKEDEGSTYILVQDGVRPFMKEKYIEMTCAALDNDKTLAGAVIGVPVKDTIKVIGLDGEILATPNRAGLISVHTPQTFRGDILKKAYKKAEDEKFLGTDDSSLVERTGEKVKVITGDYDNIKITTLEDLLSLK; encoded by the coding sequence ATGTACAGTAGTGACTCTGAAATAGAAAAAAAGAAAATAACTCTCATACTGGCTGCTGCTGGAATTGGAAAAAGAATGGGATTGGATTATCCAAAACAGTTTTTTGAGTATAATGGAAAACCACTGTTTGTTTTTCCTTTGGAAACAGCAGAAAAATCTTCTTTGATAGATGAAATAATTATTGTAACTAATGAAAATAATATTGACTTAGTAAAAAAACAATGCAATAAATATAATATAAAAAAAGTAAAAAAAATTCTTGCGGGAGGAAAAGAAAGACAAAACTCCATTTATAATGCTTTGAAGGAAGATGAAGGGAGCACTTATATATTAGTACAAGATGGAGTGAGGCCTTTTATGAAAGAAAAATATATAGAAATGACTTGTGCAGCACTTGACAATGATAAAACACTTGCTGGAGCAGTAATAGGAGTGCCTGTAAAGGATACAATAAAGGTAATAGGATTAGATGGAGAAATTCTTGCTACCCCAAACAGAGCAGGTCTTATATCTGTTCATACACCACAGACATTTAGAGGAGATATATTAAAAAAAGCATATAAAAAAGCAGAGGATGAAAAGTTTCTTGGAACAGATGATTCTTCTCTTGTAGAGAGAACAGGAGAAAAAGTAAAAGTCATTACAGGAGATTATGACAATATAAAGATAACTACATTAGAAGATTTGTTATCTCTTAAATAG
- the cysS gene encoding cysteinyl-tRNA synthetase, protein MIKIYNTLSGKIDEFKPVKEGEVSMYVCGPTVYNYIHIGNARPAIFFDTVRRYFEYRGYKVKYVQNFTDVDDKMIRRANEEGVSLKDIAEKYIKAYFEDTSKVNLKEAGMIRPKATEHIGDMIEIIQNLIEKGYAYEAEGDVYFNVEKYKDGYGALSKQNVDDLKSGARIEVADIKKSPVDFALWKAAKEGEPSWDSPWGKGRPGWHIECSAMSHKYLGDTFDIHGGGQDLIFPHHENEIAQSKCSCGGEFARYWMHNGYININGEKMSKSGTFMLLRQVLDQFEGRVIRLFILGAHYRKPMDFSNYELNQAKSSLERIENALLRAKDALAADTKEDGSDCAELAEVLKSSSEKFVTAMDDDFNTAQGLGAIFELIKELNKALEGDRLSTKGKTTVKETVDYVINIMQEVLGVILKLDNEVGNLTSELVEFILELRREARADKNWSMSDKIRDRLAEIGIKIKDGKDTTTWSM, encoded by the coding sequence ATGATAAAAATATATAACACCCTCAGTGGAAAAATTGACGAATTCAAACCTGTAAAAGAAGGAGAAGTGTCAATGTATGTCTGTGGGCCTACTGTATATAATTATATTCATATTGGAAATGCAAGGCCAGCTATATTCTTTGATACAGTAAGAAGATATTTTGAATATAGAGGATATAAAGTAAAGTATGTACAAAATTTTACAGATGTAGATGATAAAATGATAAGAAGAGCTAATGAAGAAGGGGTTTCTCTTAAAGATATAGCTGAAAAATATATAAAAGCATACTTTGAGGATACTTCAAAGGTAAATCTTAAAGAAGCTGGAATGATAAGACCTAAAGCAACTGAGCATATTGGAGATATGATAGAAATAATTCAGAACCTTATAGAAAAAGGATATGCTTATGAGGCAGAAGGAGATGTATACTTCAATGTAGAAAAATATAAAGATGGATATGGAGCTCTTTCTAAACAAAATGTAGATGATCTTAAAAGTGGTGCAAGAATAGAAGTCGCAGATATAAAAAAATCTCCTGTGGACTTTGCTCTTTGGAAAGCAGCAAAAGAAGGGGAACCAAGCTGGGATTCTCCTTGGGGAAAAGGAAGACCAGGATGGCATATTGAATGTTCGGCAATGTCACATAAATATTTAGGAGATACATTTGATATACATGGTGGAGGACAGGATTTAATATTCCCACATCATGAAAATGAAATAGCACAATCTAAATGTTCTTGTGGAGGAGAATTTGCAAGATACTGGATGCACAATGGATACATCAATATTAATGGAGAAAAAATGTCTAAGTCAGGAACATTTATGCTTCTTAGACAAGTATTGGATCAATTTGAAGGAAGAGTAATAAGATTATTCATACTTGGAGCTCATTACAGAAAACCTATGGATTTCTCTAACTATGAATTAAATCAAGCTAAGTCATCACTGGAAAGAATAGAAAATGCTTTATTAAGAGCTAAAGATGCACTGGCAGCAGATACAAAAGAGGATGGATCAGACTGTGCTGAACTGGCAGAAGTACTAAAATCTTCAAGTGAAAAATTCGTAACTGCTATGGATGATGACTTTAATACTGCACAAGGGCTTGGAGCTATATTTGAACTTATTAAGGAATTAAATAAAGCACTTGAAGGGGATAGACTAAGTACAAAAGGAAAAACAACTGTAAAAGAAACTGTAGACTATGTTATTAATATAATGCAGGAAGTTTTAGGAGTTATACTTAAACTTGATAATGAAGTTGGAAATCTGACTTCTGAGCTTGTTGAATTTATTCTTGAATTAAGAAGAGAAGCAAGAGCTGACAAGAACTGGTCTATGTCTGATAAAATTAGAGATAGACTGGCAGAAATAGGTATAAAAATCAAAGATGGAAAGGATACAACTACATGGAGCATGTAG
- a CDS encoding putative 23S rRNA maturation mini-RNase III has protein sequence MEHVDLKETSGVVLAYLGDAVWELCIRKYWINKGLNLQNLNKRVKECVNAKKQSILYKEIVPLLEEKYQMLGNRAKNGNIKTFPKSCSVLEYKEATAFEALIAGFYVDGREDLIELAIKKCIEGEKR, from the coding sequence ATGGAGCATGTAGATCTAAAAGAAACAAGTGGAGTAGTGCTGGCATACCTTGGAGATGCTGTCTGGGAACTCTGTATAAGAAAATATTGGATAAATAAAGGACTGAATCTCCAGAATCTCAATAAAAGAGTTAAGGAGTGTGTCAATGCCAAGAAACAGAGTATATTATACAAGGAAATAGTTCCTCTATTAGAGGAAAAATATCAGATGCTGGGAAATAGAGCAAAAAATGGGAATATAAAGACTTTTCCCAAGTCATGCTCAGTTTTAGAATATAAAGAAGCAACAGCTTTTGAAGCACTTATAGCTGGATTTTATGTTGATGGAAGAGAAGATTTGATTGAATTAGCAATAAAAAAATGTATAGAGGGTGAAAAGCGATGA